One window from the genome of Roseisolibacter agri encodes:
- a CDS encoding glucoamylase family protein has translation MSRALARVAGLVIAVGACRPAPPPATAPAPRHQPTAEQQAFLDTLGRRTFDWFWETTNARNGLTPDRWPTKSFSSVAAVGFALTAYPVGVERGWVTREQARDRVLTTLRFFRDAPQGPASTGVTGHRGFFYHFLDMETGLRFRQVELSTIDTALLLAGALTCREYFDRADAGDVEVRALADSIYRRVDWAWAQAGRPLVSMGWHPEQGLPRHDANGFILDNWRGYMEAMLLYVLALGSPTHPLPDGAWERWAATYQWDTFHGQEFIQFAPLFGHQYSHVWIDFRGIRDAYMRGRGIDYHENSRRATLSQRQYAIDNPNGWRDYSADVWGLTASDGPLDSTLTIDGRARRFHTYWARGAGKDEISDDGTIVPTAAGGSIAFAPEVVIPSLLAMRRRYGDDLFQRYGFLDAFNPTLREPGPRLQHGRIVPGKGWFDGDYLGIDQGPILAMLENQRSELVWRLMRKNPYVIRGLCRAGFSGGWLDGKC, from the coding sequence GTGAGCCGCGCGCTCGCGCGGGTCGCGGGCCTCGTGATCGCGGTGGGGGCGTGCCGGCCGGCGCCCCCGCCGGCGACGGCGCCCGCGCCCCGCCATCAGCCGACGGCCGAGCAGCAGGCGTTCCTCGACACGCTCGGCCGGCGGACGTTCGACTGGTTCTGGGAGACCACCAACGCGCGCAACGGGCTGACCCCCGACCGCTGGCCGACGAAGTCCTTCTCGAGCGTCGCCGCGGTCGGCTTCGCGCTCACCGCGTATCCGGTGGGCGTGGAGCGCGGCTGGGTCACGCGCGAGCAGGCGCGCGACCGCGTGCTGACGACGCTCCGCTTCTTCCGCGACGCGCCGCAGGGGCCTGCATCCACCGGCGTCACCGGCCATCGCGGCTTCTTCTACCACTTCCTCGACATGGAGACCGGCCTGCGCTTCCGGCAGGTCGAGCTCTCCACGATCGACACGGCGCTGCTGCTCGCGGGCGCGCTCACCTGCCGCGAGTACTTCGACCGCGCGGACGCGGGCGACGTCGAGGTGCGCGCGCTCGCGGACAGCATCTACCGGCGCGTCGACTGGGCGTGGGCGCAGGCGGGACGCCCGCTCGTGAGCATGGGGTGGCACCCGGAGCAGGGGCTGCCGCGCCACGACGCGAACGGCTTCATCCTCGACAACTGGCGCGGCTACATGGAGGCGATGCTCCTCTACGTGCTCGCGCTGGGCTCCCCGACGCACCCGCTGCCCGACGGCGCGTGGGAGCGGTGGGCCGCGACGTACCAGTGGGACACGTTCCACGGGCAGGAGTTCATCCAGTTCGCGCCGCTGTTCGGCCACCAGTACTCGCACGTCTGGATCGACTTCCGCGGCATCCGCGACGCGTACATGCGTGGACGCGGCATCGACTACCACGAGAACTCGCGCCGCGCCACGCTGTCGCAGCGGCAGTACGCGATCGACAACCCGAACGGATGGCGCGACTACTCCGCCGACGTGTGGGGGCTGACGGCGAGCGACGGCCCGCTCGACTCGACGCTCACCATCGACGGACGGGCACGCCGCTTCCACACGTACTGGGCGCGCGGAGCGGGGAAGGACGAGATCAGCGACGACGGGACGATCGTCCCCACGGCCGCGGGCGGCTCGATCGCCTTCGCGCCCGAGGTGGTGATCCCGTCGCTGCTGGCCATGCGCCGCCGCTACGGCGACGACCTGTTCCAGCGCTACGGCTTTCTCGACGCGTTCAACCCGACGCTGCGCGAGCCGGGGCCGCGGCTGCAGCACGGACGCATCGTGCCCGGGAAGGGATGGTTCGACGGCGACTACCTCGGCATCGACCAGGGGCCGATCCTCGCGATGCTCGAGAACCAGCGGTCGGAGCTGGTGTGGCGACTGATGCGGAAGAACCCGTACGTGATCCGCGGACTCTGTCGCGCGGGCTTCTCTGGAGGATGGCTCGATGGCAAGTGCTGA
- the bglX gene encoding beta-glucosidase BglX, whose product MTPEEKLGQLTMFPGASGQTGPAVPPAADSAVRAGAIGSFLSIYSVRDTRRLQEIAMQSRLKIPLLFAFDVIHGWRTVFPVPLGMAATFDSAAAARAARIAAVEASAAGVHWTFAPMVDIARDPRWGRIVEGAGEDPFLGSVMAAAQVRGFQGEPAMLGGAAPPSTDVLLATPKHFAGYGFAEAGRDYNTVELTERTLWDVVLPPFEAAIRAGAATIMASFNEIGGTPAHGSRWLLQDVLRDRWRFGGLVVSDWTGVAELIPHGLGDSATVAARAIRAGVDIEMSSTLYRNTLAAEIRAGRVPQAAVDSAVVRVLRAKHALGLFDDPYRFSDSARERRVLLTAEHRRAAREIARNAIVLLENRASGAAPTLPLRRTLRSLAVIGPLADDPKSALGNWWGAGKPEDVVSPLAGLRRALPNARITHVRGAPADTMDTTGFAAARATARTADAVVLVLGERQDMSAEASSRASIELPGAQLALARAVLRAARAANPSKPVVTVLLNGRPLAVQWLADSMPALVESWFLGVEHGNALADVLLGDADPGGRLPVTVPRATGQVPIYYNHKNTGRPAAESNHYTSKYIDLPWTPLYPFGFGRSYATFAYSDLQLPAEGRTADSLVVSVTVANTSQRAGDEVVQLYVRDDAASVTRPVRELKGFQRVTLGAGERRTVRFTLRPAHLAFTALDLRRVVEPGSFTVWAGGSSAATLEGRFRLSGDTVVVAPAPPAYR is encoded by the coding sequence ATGACGCCCGAGGAGAAGCTCGGCCAGCTCACGATGTTCCCGGGCGCGTCCGGGCAGACGGGGCCCGCGGTGCCACCGGCCGCCGATTCCGCGGTGCGCGCCGGCGCCATCGGCTCGTTCCTCAGCATCTACTCGGTGCGCGACACGCGGCGGCTGCAGGAGATCGCGATGCAGTCGCGGCTGAAGATCCCGCTGCTGTTCGCGTTCGACGTCATCCACGGCTGGCGCACGGTGTTCCCGGTGCCGCTCGGGATGGCGGCGACGTTCGACTCGGCGGCGGCGGCGCGCGCGGCGCGCATCGCGGCGGTGGAGGCGTCGGCGGCGGGCGTGCACTGGACGTTCGCGCCGATGGTCGACATCGCGCGCGACCCGCGCTGGGGGCGCATCGTCGAGGGCGCGGGCGAGGACCCGTTCCTCGGCAGCGTCATGGCCGCGGCGCAGGTGCGCGGCTTCCAGGGCGAGCCGGCGATGCTCGGTGGCGCCGCGCCGCCGTCCACCGACGTGCTGCTCGCCACGCCCAAGCATTTCGCCGGCTACGGCTTCGCGGAGGCGGGGCGCGACTACAACACCGTCGAGCTGACCGAGCGCACGCTGTGGGACGTCGTGCTGCCGCCGTTCGAGGCGGCGATCCGCGCCGGCGCGGCGACGATCATGGCGTCGTTCAACGAGATCGGCGGCACGCCGGCGCACGGCAGCCGCTGGCTGCTGCAGGACGTGCTGCGCGACCGCTGGCGCTTCGGCGGGCTGGTGGTGAGTGACTGGACGGGCGTGGCGGAGCTGATCCCGCACGGGCTGGGCGACTCCGCCACCGTCGCCGCGCGCGCCATCCGCGCGGGCGTCGACATCGAGATGTCGAGCACCCTCTACCGCAACACGCTCGCGGCCGAGATCCGCGCGGGGCGTGTGCCGCAGGCGGCCGTGGATTCGGCGGTCGTGCGCGTGCTGCGCGCCAAGCACGCGCTCGGGCTGTTCGACGATCCGTACCGCTTCAGCGACAGCGCGCGCGAGCGGCGCGTGCTGCTCACCGCGGAGCACCGCCGCGCGGCGCGGGAGATCGCGCGGAACGCGATCGTCCTGCTCGAGAACCGCGCCAGCGGCGCCGCGCCGACGCTCCCGCTGCGCAGGACGCTGCGCTCGCTCGCCGTCATCGGCCCGCTCGCCGACGATCCCAAGTCGGCGCTCGGCAACTGGTGGGGCGCCGGGAAGCCCGAGGACGTCGTGAGCCCGCTCGCGGGTCTGCGGCGCGCGCTCCCGAACGCGCGCATCACGCACGTCCGCGGCGCGCCGGCGGACACGATGGACACGACCGGCTTCGCCGCCGCGCGCGCCACCGCCCGCACGGCCGACGCGGTGGTGCTGGTGCTCGGCGAGCGGCAGGACATGAGCGCGGAGGCGTCCAGCCGCGCGTCCATCGAGCTGCCGGGGGCGCAGCTGGCGCTCGCGCGCGCGGTGCTGCGCGCCGCGCGCGCGGCAAATCCGTCCAAGCCCGTGGTGACGGTGCTGCTGAACGGGCGCCCGCTGGCGGTGCAGTGGCTCGCCGACAGCATGCCCGCGCTCGTCGAGAGCTGGTTCCTCGGCGTCGAGCACGGGAACGCGCTGGCCGACGTGCTGCTCGGCGACGCCGACCCGGGCGGGCGCCTGCCGGTGACGGTGCCGCGCGCGACGGGACAGGTGCCGATCTACTACAACCACAAGAACACCGGCCGCCCCGCCGCCGAGAGCAACCACTACACGAGCAAGTACATCGACCTGCCGTGGACGCCGCTGTATCCGTTCGGCTTCGGGCGGAGCTACGCGACGTTCGCGTACTCGGACCTGCAGCTGCCGGCGGAAGGTCGCACCGCCGACTCGCTGGTGGTGAGCGTGACGGTCGCCAACACGTCGCAGCGCGCGGGCGACGAGGTGGTGCAGCTGTACGTGCGCGACGACGCGGCGAGCGTCACGCGCCCGGTGCGCGAGCTGAAGGGGTTCCAGCGCGTGACGCTCGGCGCCGGCGAGCGGCGCACGGTGCGCTTCACGCTGCGGCCGGCACACCTGGCGTTCACGGCGCTCGATCTCAGGCGCGTCGTGGAGCCGGGCTCGTTCACCGTGTGGGCGGGCGGCAGCTCGGCCGCGACGCTCGAGGGGCGGTTCCGGCTGAGCGGGGACACGGTCGTCGTCGCGCCCGCGCCGCCCGCGTATCGCTGA
- a CDS encoding Uma2 family endonuclease translates to MRTPEPYITPEEYLRRERAAETRSEYYRGRIYAMSGGSPNHARLVLDLGAALNAQVGRDCEAFITILRLKVLANGLYTYPDVFVQCGPARYDDERRDTLLDATLIAEVLSPSTAAYDRGEKFALYRELESLRTYVLVSQDHPRVEVFERDGERWILHEVSGLDATLDLPTIGASIALRELYARVEWPENPPLRVVREEALV, encoded by the coding sequence ATGAGGACGCCCGAGCCGTACATCACGCCCGAGGAGTACCTCCGCCGCGAGCGGGCGGCGGAGACGCGGAGCGAGTACTACCGTGGGCGGATCTACGCGATGAGCGGCGGTTCGCCGAATCACGCCCGCCTGGTGCTCGACTTGGGGGCGGCGCTCAATGCGCAGGTCGGGCGCGACTGCGAGGCGTTCATCACGATCCTGCGCCTTAAGGTCCTGGCGAACGGACTCTACACGTACCCCGACGTGTTCGTGCAGTGCGGGCCGGCGCGCTACGACGACGAGCGCCGGGACACGCTGCTCGACGCGACGCTGATCGCCGAGGTGCTCTCCCCGTCGACGGCTGCCTACGACCGGGGCGAGAAGTTCGCGCTCTACCGCGAGCTCGAGTCGCTGCGCACCTACGTGCTCGTCTCGCAGGACCATCCGCGCGTCGAGGTGTTCGAGCGTGACGGGGAACGCTGGATCCTTCACGAGGTCTCGGGCCTCGACGCGACGCTCGACCTGCCGACGATCGGCGCGTCGATCGCGCTGCGCGAGCTGTACGCCCGCGTCGAGTGGCCCGAGAACCCGCCGCTCCGCGTGGTCCGCGAGGAGGCGCTGGTCTAG